Proteins encoded in a region of the Ziziphus jujuba cultivar Dongzao chromosome 3, ASM3175591v1 genome:
- the LOC107423179 gene encoding pentatricopeptide repeat-containing protein At4g14850, whose product MPFLSPNSLAALVESAISTCSSLIGRAAHAQIIKTLDTPLPSFLSNHLVNMYSKLDLPNSAQLVLSLTPSRTVVTWTSLIAGSVQNGRFASALLHFVNMRRECIQPNDFTFPCAFKASASLRMSGTGKQVHAVAVKTGQIRDVFVGCSAFDMYCKTGIRDEANKMFDEMPERNLATWNAYISNTVLDGRPKIAIEKFIEFVRAGGEPNSITFCAFLNACSDISDLELGRQLHGFVIRCGFGKDVSVMNGLIDFYGKCREVGSSQTVFDSISLRNDVSWCSMVAVYVQNDEEERACGVFLQARKEGIEPTDFMVSSVLSACAGMAGFELGRSVHALALKACVEGNIFVGSALVDMYGKCGSIDDCEQAFEEMPEKNLITWNAMLCGYAHQGHADMALTLFEEISSGSHGIRPNYVTLVCVLSACSRAGMVKKGIEIFGSMRVKYGIEPGAEHYACVVDLLGRAGMVEHAYEFIKKMPICPTISIWGALLGACRVYRKPDIGKIAADHLFELDPKDSGNHVVLSNMFASAGRWEEATLVRKEMKDVGIKKGAGCSWVAVKNAVHVFQAKDTFHERNSEIQAMLSKLRREMKEAGYVPDTDFALFDLEEEEKISEVWYHSEKIALAFGLIAIPSGVPIRITKNLRICGDCHSAIKFISGIVGREIIVRDNNRFHCFKEGRCSCKDYW is encoded by the exons ATGCCTTTCCTCTCTCCCAACTCGCTCGCTGCCCTGGTCGAATCGGCCATTTCGACCTGCTCGTCTTTAATTGGCCGAGCCGCCCATGCCCAGATTATCAAGACCCTCGATACCCCATTGCCATCATTCCTCTCCAACCATCTTGTCAACATGTACTCCAAACTCGACCTCCCCAACTCGGCACAGCTCGTTCTCTCGCTCACCCCATCCCGCACAGTCGTCACTTGGACATCCCTTATTGCTGGGTCCGTCCAAAATGGTCGCTTTGCTTCTGCTCTACTTCATTTTGTTAACATGCGCCGTGAGTGTATTCAACCCAATGACTTCACCTTCCCTTGCGCCTTCAAGGCCTCTGCTTCGCTTCGTATGTCTGGTACTGGAAAACAGGTTCATGCCGTTGCGGTTAAGACTGGTCAGATACGTGATGTTTTTGTTGGTTGTAGTGCTTTTGACATGTATTGCAAAACGGGTATTCGGGATGAAGCTAATAAAATGTTTGACGAAATGCCCGAAAGAAATCTTGCTACGTGGAATGCTTATATATCCAATACTGTGCTTGATGGACGGCCAAAAATTGCAATTGAGAAGTTTATTGAGTTTGTTCGTGCGGGTGGGGAGCCTAATTCGATTACATTCTGTGCTTTTTTAAATGCATGTTCAGACATTTCAGATTTGGAGTTGGGGCGTCAGCTACATGGGTTTGTGATTCGATGTGGGTTTGGGAAAGATGTGTCAGTCATGAATGGGCTTATTGATTTTTATGGGAAGTGTAGGGAGGTTGGATCTTCTCAGACGGTTTTTGATAGTATTAGTTTGCGGAATGATGTTTCTTGGTGCTCTATGGTAGCAGTGTATGTACAAAACGATGAGGAAGAGAGAGCTTGTGGGGTCTTTTTGCAGGCAAGAAAAGAAGGAATTGAGCCAACTGATTTCATGGTTTCTAGTGTTCTAAGTGCTTGTGCTGGGATGGCAGGGTTTGAATTGGGTAGGTCAGTCCATGCACTTGCCTTGAAAGCCTGCGTTGAGGGAAATATCTTTGTTGGGAGTGCACTTGTTGACATGTATGGAAAATGTGGGAGTATAGATGACTGTGAACAAGCCTTTGAAGAGATGCCGGAAAAGAACTTAATCACTTGGAATGCGATGTTATGTGGCTATGCACATCAAGGGCATGCTGACATGGCTTTGACTTTGTTTGAGGAAATAAGTTCTGGCAGCCATGGTATTAGACCGAATTATGTAACACTAGTATGTGTATTGTCAGCTTGCAGTAGAGCAGGCATGGTAAAAAAGGGTATAGAGATATTTGGGTCAATGAGAGTGAAGTATGGGATTGAACCAGGGGCAGAGCATTATGCATGTGTTGTGGACTTGCTAGGTCGAGCTGGGATGGTAGAGCATGCCTACGAGTTCATCAAGAAGATGCCAATTTGTCCAACGATTTCAATTTGGGGGGCTCTTCTAGGAGCATGTAGAGTGTACAGGAAACCAGATATAGGGAAGATTGCAGCGGATCATTTATTTGAACTTGATCCCAAAGACTCTGGCAATCATGTTGTGCTTTCAAACATGTTTGCTTCTGCTGGCag GTGGGAAGAAGCCACTCTTGTGAGAAAGGAGATGAAAGATGTTGGAATCAAGAAAGGTGCTGGCTGCAGTTGGGTTGCTGTAAAGAATGCAGTCCACGTCTTCCAAGCAAAAGATACCTTCCATGAAAGGAACTCAGAGATTCAAGCAATGTTATCTAAACTAAGGAGGGAAATGAAAGAGGCTGGTTATGTTCCTGATACCGATTTTGCTCTTTTTGATTTAGAGGAAGAAGAGAAGATATCAGAAGTTTGGTACCACAGTGAGAAGATTGCCCTGGCCTTTGGCCTCATTGCTATTCCTTCTGGAGTACCCATAAGGATCACAAAAAACCTTAGAATATGTGGAGATTGCCACAGTGCCATTAAGTTCATCTCAGGCATTGTAGGCAGAGAAATCATCGTGAGAGATAACAACCGGTTCCACTGCTTTAAAGAGGGTCGGTGCTCTTGTAAAGATTATTGGTGA
- the LOC107423156 gene encoding glyoxylase I 4 codes for MAAAVAKGVSLNHISRESSNIRRLANFYKEIFGFEEIEAPNFGEFNVIWLNLPSAFSLHLIERNPSTKLPEGPWSAASPVADPSHLPRGHHICFSVSNFESFVQTLKEKGVETFQRSLPNGKVKQIFFFDPDGNGLEVASRETPQQ; via the exons atggcAGCTGCGGTAGCCAAAGGAGTGAGCCTCAACCACATATCCAGAGAATCCTCCAACATAAGGCGTCTCGCCAATTTCTACAAAGAG aTATTTGGGTTCGAGGAGATAGAAGCCCCAAATTTTGGGGAATTCAACGTAATATGGCTAAATCTACCATCAGCTTTTTCTCTCCATCTAATCGAGAGAAACCCCAGCACGAAGCTACCCGAAGGTCCATGGAGTGCTGCTTCACCTGTGGCTGACCCTAGCCATCTTCCCAGAGGTCACCATATCTGTTTCTCTGTCTCCAATTTTGAGTCTTTTGTGCAAACTCTTaag GAAAAAGGGGTTGAGACTTTTCAGAGGTCCCTACCAAATGGTAAAGTGAAgcaaattttcttctttgatCCTGATG GGAATGGGTTAGAGGTTGCTAGCCGAGAAACACCACAACAATAA
- the LOC107423169 gene encoding uncharacterized protein LOC107423169 isoform X1 — protein MILPFHLNSDNLIKILIPIQNWPFIFTKASLIWLLIFSEFLSLSCFSFSSTATATEPIDNSITMKVHPMPKKRNIAIQYDRNSRNPISQAQALLGLNHKKLRRLPHVFSRVLELPFRSDADVSVEESADCFRFIAETDNIGGGVRAHMVEIHPGVTKIVVRESGSAELTLDELELDMWRFRLPESTRPELASAVLVDGELIVTVPKEERIVNSDRRGGGGDGGGGDVWDGGSGNGNFRGGMGGRLVLVQ, from the coding sequence ATGATTCTTCCTTTTCATCTGAACAGTGATAATCTGATCAAGATTTTGATTCCAATCCAAAATTGGCCGTTTATTTTCACAAAGGCATCTTTGATTTGGCTATTAATCTTCTCagaatttctctctctttcttgcttttctttttcttcaaccGCTACTGCTACTGAACCGATTGATAACTCCATCACCATGAAGGTCCATCCCATGCCCAAGAAGCGAAACATCGCTATCCAATACGACAGGAATTCAAGAAACCCCATATCCCAAGCTCAAGCTCTTCTCGGTCTCAACCACAAGAAGCTTCGCCGTTTGCCACACGTGTTCAGCCGTGTTCTGGAGCTACCTTTCCGTTCTGATGCCGATGTTTCCGTGGAAGAGAGCGCCGATTGTTTCCGATTCATAGCCGAGACCGACAATATCGGCGGCGGTGTGAGAGCCCACATGGTGGAAATCCATCCTGGGGTTACAAAGATTGTGGTTAGGGAAAGTGGTTCTGCGGAATTGACGCTGGATGAGCTAGAGCTTGATATGTGGAGGTTCCGGTTGCCTGAATCTACGCGACCGGAGCTCGCCAGTGCAGTTTTGGTCGACGGCGAGCTTATTGTGACGGTGCCAAAGGAGGAAAGGATCGTGAACTCCGACCGTCGTGGTGGTGGTGGCGATGGTGGTGGAGGAGACGTTTGGGATGGTGGGAGTGGGAATGGGAATTTCAGAGGAGGCATGGGAGGCCGGCTTGTGCTTGTACAGTAA
- the LOC107423184 gene encoding uncharacterized protein LOC107423184, with amino-acid sequence MAETLFELEQVLLAKKEKLTPQEANILLNCRSKAVKNFTVGALVGAGIGWTATPRLSRLLRVYLSGGAAAFLGLWRFGRSLNSCVDHILELDGSRIQRELANIMATKHGDDPWIMQLMSRRFYSEKVYDDSTSDQPKIRWRYRNFYSDDIINGQRTHENDSHSNFQGDSRRDSQINNLGNSQSESSNTRTHSRNNSDKRRINLEPNQAMSSGIDVMADPLDCLFGYPGTKEEVNCPNTSTTTSRMHTRNRKRSHRRHRMRHHDDSLDAQVV; translated from the exons ATGGCggaaactttatttgaattgGAACAGGTTTTGTTGGCCAAGAAG GAAAAATTGACGCCACAAGAAGCAAATATACTGCTGAATTGCCGGTCTAAGGCTGTCAAGAATTTCACTGTGGGTGCTCTTGTTGGAGCTGGTATTGGATGGACAG CAACACCAAGGCTCAGTAGGTTGTTAAGAGTGTATCTTTCTGGAG GCGCTGCTGCTTTTCTTGGGTTGTGGAGATTCGGTAGGTCGTTGAATTCATGTGTTGATCATATTCTTGAATTGGATGGAAGTCGGATTCAGAGGGAGTTAGCTAACAT AATGGCGACGAAACATGGAGATGATCCATGGATAATGCAGCTTATGTCTAGGCGGTTTTATTCTGAGAAGGTTTATGATGACTCAACCTCTGATCAGCCAAAGATAAGGTGGCGGTACCGAAATTTTTATAGTGATGACATCATTAATGGTCAAAGAACACATGAAAACGACTCTCACAGCAACTTCCAAGGTGATTCCCGCCGAGACTCTCAAATTAATAATCTTGGTAACTCTCAGAGTGAATCCAGCAACACCCGCACTCACAGTCGCAATAACTCTGACAAAAGAAGGATCAATTTGGAGCCCAACCAAGCT ATGAGCTCTGGCATTGATGTAATGGCAGACCCTCTCGATTGTCTTTTTGGTTATCCTGGAACAAAGGAGGAAGTTAATTGCCCCAATACCTCAACCACTACCTCCAGAATGCATACTCGAAACCGTAAAAGATCTCATCGCAGACATCGAATGCGCCACCATGATGACTCGCTGGATGCCCAGGTTGTTTGA
- the LOC107423168 gene encoding protein OBERON 1 isoform X1: MGTEISNKSKGDSERVKENGLTLKPVPPDGYGVGLPYAPENWPNPGDNWSWRVAKRVAITGHYLDRYLYLPKRLCRGENKSGKKYGGFASKLSVERYIRTAFPETDINAFFASFSWRIPAKKSSLRNGGHAASHEIIPLPPAENGEQSVDVGGCKAGNKMCSSLVEQTEKPISAVMPCDICCSEPRFCRDCCCILCSKTIKSTFGGYHYIKCEAEVGDGYICGHIAHIDCALRTYMAGTVGGSIGLDAEYYCRRCDARTDLVSHVTRFLHTCESMDSRDEIEKILNIGICLLRGSQKASAKELQNYIELVTAKLKYGTCLEDIWKVEDQLLTRRTEVSYNGDASPEITNFQDSPDIGTCLPVVSVSSDCQTESMKLDEEIDQVLEALRKSQEFEYKLAEERLYAQKKYLCDLYQQLEKEKTGLTRHVSSTNHDDLLSAVLSRVNQIKQEVAKLKVMEEVAKGFGKTSKSILEEHYGLESD, from the exons ATGGGGACTGAGATTTCTAACAAAAGTAAGGGTGACTCAGAAAGGGTTAAGGAAAATGGCCTTACTCTAAAGCCGGTACCGCCTGATGGCTATGGTGTGGGTTTGCCATATGCTCCTGAGAATTGGCCCAATCCTGGTGATAATTGGAGTTGGAGAGTGGCGAAAAGAGTTGCCATAACTGGACACTATCTGGATAGGTACCTATATCTTCCAAAGAGACTATGCCGTGGTGAGAATAAATCAGGGAAGAAATATGGTGGTTTTGCTAGCAAGCTTTCAGTTGAACGCTATATCCGAACAGCATTTCCTGAAACAGacataaatgcattttttgcaTCATTCAGCTGGAGGATCCCAGCGAAGAAATCATCCCTTAGAAATGGTG GTCATGCAGCAAGCCATGAAATAATTCCTCTTCCTCCTGCAGAAAACGGAGAACAGTCTGTGGATGTTGGGGGTTGTAAGGCTGGAAATAAGATGTGCAGCAGTTTGGTGGAACAAACAGAAAAGCCAATATCAGCAGTCATGCCTTGCGATATTTGCTGTAGTGAACCTCGGTTCTGCCGTGATTGTTGTTGCATTCTCTGTTCCAAGACCATAAAATCTACCTTTGGAGGCTACCATTACATTAAATGTGAAGCTGAAGTGGGAGACGGTTATATTTGTGGGCATATTGCACACATTGACTGTGCCTTACGAACTTATATGGCTGGGACAGTAGGAGGAAGCATTGGGTTGGATGCTGAATACTATTGCCGGCGTTGTGATGCAAGGACAGATCTGGTCTCACATGTCACTAGGTTTTTGCATACATGTGAATCCATGGATTCTCGAGATGAAATTGAAAAGATTCTAAACATTGGTATCTGCCTTTTGCGGGGTTCACAGAAAGCTAGTGCAAAGGAACTGCAGAACTATATTGAGCTTGTCACAGCAAAG CTTAAATATGGAACTTGTCTTGAAGATATTTGGAAGGTGGAAGACCAATTGTTAACTCGTAGAACTG AAGTCTCTTACAATGGGGATGCTTCACCGGAAATAACGAACTTCCAAGACTCTCCAGATATTGGAACATGCCTGCCAGTTGTGTCTGTATCTTCTGATTGTCAAACTGAATCAATGAAACTTGATGAAGAGATAGATCAGGTTTTGGAGGCACTAAGAAAATCACAAGAGTTTGAATATAAATTAGCAGAGGAAAGACTTTATGCACAGAAGAAGTATCTTTGTGATCTGTACCAGCAACTCGAGAAAGAGAAGACTGGACTGACACGTCATGTATCATCAACTAACCATGATGACTTACTGAGTGCTGTCTTAAGCAGAGTGAATCAAATCAAGCAGGAAGTTGCTAAACTCAAGGTCATGGAAGAAGTCGCCAAGGGATTTGGAAAAACTTCTAAAAGTATCCTAGAGGAGCACTATGGATTGGAAAGCGACTGA
- the LOC107423183 gene encoding pentatricopeptide repeat-containing protein At4g14820, translating to MSALAQTTLALPPNPSFTPNSAAYSTLFTALSTSTTITQLKQVHAQILRSKLDRSNPLLIKLVLSSCVLSPSLDYALSVFNQISNPPTQFCNKFLRELSRRAEPSKALLVYGKMRSEGLGGVDRFSFPPILKAVSRAEALTEGMEIHGVASKLGFDKDPFVQTGLVRMYAACGRIMEARLMFDKMSHRDVVTWSIMIDGYCQSGLFDCVFHLFEEMKSSSVEPDGMILSTVLSACGRAGNLGYGRAIHDFITENNVVLDSHLNSALVAMYASCGSMDLARQFYNKMSPKSLVASTAMVSGYSKLGQIEDARLIFNQLVEKDLICWSAMISGYAESDLPQEALRLFNEMQVLGIRPDQVTILSVISACAHLGALDQANWIHIYVDKNGFWGALPVNNALIDMYAKCGSLERAKGVFERMPRKNVISWTSMISAFAMHGDANNALSFFNRMKDENIEPNGVTFVGVLYACSHAGLVEEGRNFFASMIREYNLTPKHEHYGCMVDLFGRANLLREALEVVEAMPMAPNVVIWGSLMAACRIHGENELGEFAAKQLLELDPDHDGALVVLSNIYAKQKRWDDVRKVRNLMKNSGIFKERGYSRIELNNEVYEFLMGDRKHKQADQIYEKLDKVVSELKLVGYAPNTCSVLVDLEEEEKKEVVLWHSEKLALCYGLICDKNASSIRIVKNLRICEDCHTFMKLVSKVYGKEIVIRDRTRFHHYKDGVCSCKDYW from the exons ATGTCAGCCTTAGCTCAGACCACCTTAGCTCTTCCTCCTAATCCCAGTTTCACCCCAAACTCTGCCGCCTACTCCACCCTCTTCACAGCTCTTTCCACCTCCACCACCATCACTCAACTCAAACAAGTCCACGCCCAGATTCTACGATCCAAGCTCGACCGCTCCAATCCCCTCCTCATCAAACTTGTCCTTTCCTCCTGCGTCCTATCCCCTAGCCTTGACTATGCTCTCTCTGTCTTCAACCAAATCTCGAATCCGCCGACCCAGTTCTGTAACAAGTTCTTGCGTGAATTGTCACGCCGGGCCGAGCCTAGTAAGGCCCTTTTGGTGTACGGGAAGATGAGGAGTGAGGGACTGGGTGGTGTTGACAGGTTCAGCTTCCCGCCAATTTTGAAGGCCGTGTCAAGAGCTGAGGCTTTAACTGAGGGGATGGAGATTCATGGGGTCGCGTCGAAGTTGGGTTTTGATAAGGATCCGTTTGTGCAGACAGGGTTGGTCCGTATGTATGCTGCTTGCGGGAGGATTATGGAGGCCCGGTTGATGTTCGATAAAATGTCTCATCGGGATGTTGTTACGTGGAGCATTATGATTGATGG CTATTGCCAAAGTGGTCTTTTTGACTGCGTGTTCCACCTATTTGAAGAGATGAAGAGCTCTAGTGTGGAGCCAGATGGGATGATTCTTTCCACCGTACTTTCTGCCTGTGGGCGTGCTGGAAATTTAGGCTATGGGAGAGCAATTCATGACTTCATTACTGAGAATAATGTCGTCCTTGACTCACATTTAAATAGTGCTCTTGTTGCCATGTATGCAAGTTGTGGTTCCATGGATTTGGCTCGGCAATTTTATAATAAGATGTCACCAAAAAGCTTAGTTGCTTCAACTGCTATGGTTTCTGGTTATTCAAAACTTGGACAAATTGAAGATGCTAGATTGATATTTAATCAACTGGTTGAGAAGGATTTGATCTGTTGGAGTGCAATGATATCTGGTTATGCAGAGAGTGATTTGCCTCAAGAGGCCCTAAGATTGTTTAATGAAATGCAAGTTTTAGGAATAAGACCTGACCAAGTGACCATTTTGAGTGTCATTTCAGCTTGTGCTCACCTTGGTGCACTGGACCAAGCAAATTGGATCCACATTTATGTTGATAAGAATGGATTTTGGGGAGCCCTACCTGTCAACAATGCTCTTATTGATATGTATGCCAAATGTGGGAGCTTGGAAAGGGCAAAAGGAGTATTTGAGAGGATGCCAAGAAAAAATGTGATATCTTGGACCAGCATGATTAGTGCTTTTGCCATGCATGGGGATGCTAACAATGCACTAAGTTTCTTCAATCGAATGAAAGATGAAAATATTGAGCCCAATGGAGTTACATTTGTGGGTGTGCTTTATGCATGTAGTCATGCAGGGTTAGTTGAGGAAGGTAGAAATTTTTTTGCATCAATGATCAGGGAATACAACCTTACTCCAAAACATGAACATTATGGATGCATGGTTGACCTCTTTGGCCGTGCTAATCTCTTAAGGGAGGCTCTTGAGGTTGTAGAGGCAATGCCCATGGCACCTAATGTTGTCATCTGGGGATCTCTGATGGCTGCTTGTCGGATTCATGGGGAGAATGAATTAGGAGAATTTGCTGCCAAACAGCTTCTTGAGCTCGATCCAGACCATGATGGAGCCCTTGTAGTCTTATCAAACATTTATGCGAAACAAAAAAGATGGGATGATGTTCGAAAGGTGAGGAACCTAATGAAGAACAGTGGCATTTTTAAGGAGAGGGGATATAGTAGGATTGAACTAAACAATGAGGTATATGAATTTCTAATGGGTGATAGAAAACATAAACAGGCAGACCAGATCTATGAGAAGTTAGACAAGGTAGTTAGTGAGTTGAAGCTGGTTGGTTATGCTCCGAATACGTGTAGTGTTTTGGTTGActtagaagaggaagaaaagaaagaagtggtTCTTTGGCATAGTGAGAAGTTGGCACTGTGTTATGGTTTGATATGCGACAAAAATGCTTCAAGCATCCGCATAGTAAAGAATCTTAGGATTTGCGAAGACTGCCACACTTTCATGAAGTTGGTTTCAAAGGTGTATGGAAAAGAGATAGTTATAAGAGATAGAACTAGGTTTCACCATTACAAGGATGGTGTCTGTTCTTGTAAAGACTATTGgtaa
- the LOC107423168 gene encoding protein OBERON 1 isoform X2 — translation MGTEISNKSKGDSERVKENGLTLKPVPPDGYGVGLPYAPENWPNPGDNWSWRVAKRVAITGHYLDRYLYLPKRLCRGENKSGKKYGGFASKLSVERYIRTAFPETDINAFFASFSWRIPAKKSSLRNGHAASHEIIPLPPAENGEQSVDVGGCKAGNKMCSSLVEQTEKPISAVMPCDICCSEPRFCRDCCCILCSKTIKSTFGGYHYIKCEAEVGDGYICGHIAHIDCALRTYMAGTVGGSIGLDAEYYCRRCDARTDLVSHVTRFLHTCESMDSRDEIEKILNIGICLLRGSQKASAKELQNYIELVTAKLKYGTCLEDIWKVEDQLLTRRTEVSYNGDASPEITNFQDSPDIGTCLPVVSVSSDCQTESMKLDEEIDQVLEALRKSQEFEYKLAEERLYAQKKYLCDLYQQLEKEKTGLTRHVSSTNHDDLLSAVLSRVNQIKQEVAKLKVMEEVAKGFGKTSKSILEEHYGLESD, via the exons ATGGGGACTGAGATTTCTAACAAAAGTAAGGGTGACTCAGAAAGGGTTAAGGAAAATGGCCTTACTCTAAAGCCGGTACCGCCTGATGGCTATGGTGTGGGTTTGCCATATGCTCCTGAGAATTGGCCCAATCCTGGTGATAATTGGAGTTGGAGAGTGGCGAAAAGAGTTGCCATAACTGGACACTATCTGGATAGGTACCTATATCTTCCAAAGAGACTATGCCGTGGTGAGAATAAATCAGGGAAGAAATATGGTGGTTTTGCTAGCAAGCTTTCAGTTGAACGCTATATCCGAACAGCATTTCCTGAAACAGacataaatgcattttttgcaTCATTCAGCTGGAGGATCCCAGCGAAGAAATCATCCCTTAGAAATG GTCATGCAGCAAGCCATGAAATAATTCCTCTTCCTCCTGCAGAAAACGGAGAACAGTCTGTGGATGTTGGGGGTTGTAAGGCTGGAAATAAGATGTGCAGCAGTTTGGTGGAACAAACAGAAAAGCCAATATCAGCAGTCATGCCTTGCGATATTTGCTGTAGTGAACCTCGGTTCTGCCGTGATTGTTGTTGCATTCTCTGTTCCAAGACCATAAAATCTACCTTTGGAGGCTACCATTACATTAAATGTGAAGCTGAAGTGGGAGACGGTTATATTTGTGGGCATATTGCACACATTGACTGTGCCTTACGAACTTATATGGCTGGGACAGTAGGAGGAAGCATTGGGTTGGATGCTGAATACTATTGCCGGCGTTGTGATGCAAGGACAGATCTGGTCTCACATGTCACTAGGTTTTTGCATACATGTGAATCCATGGATTCTCGAGATGAAATTGAAAAGATTCTAAACATTGGTATCTGCCTTTTGCGGGGTTCACAGAAAGCTAGTGCAAAGGAACTGCAGAACTATATTGAGCTTGTCACAGCAAAG CTTAAATATGGAACTTGTCTTGAAGATATTTGGAAGGTGGAAGACCAATTGTTAACTCGTAGAACTG AAGTCTCTTACAATGGGGATGCTTCACCGGAAATAACGAACTTCCAAGACTCTCCAGATATTGGAACATGCCTGCCAGTTGTGTCTGTATCTTCTGATTGTCAAACTGAATCAATGAAACTTGATGAAGAGATAGATCAGGTTTTGGAGGCACTAAGAAAATCACAAGAGTTTGAATATAAATTAGCAGAGGAAAGACTTTATGCACAGAAGAAGTATCTTTGTGATCTGTACCAGCAACTCGAGAAAGAGAAGACTGGACTGACACGTCATGTATCATCAACTAACCATGATGACTTACTGAGTGCTGTCTTAAGCAGAGTGAATCAAATCAAGCAGGAAGTTGCTAAACTCAAGGTCATGGAAGAAGTCGCCAAGGGATTTGGAAAAACTTCTAAAAGTATCCTAGAGGAGCACTATGGATTGGAAAGCGACTGA
- the LOC107423155 gene encoding uncharacterized protein LOC107423155 yields MESMRKSANNIIPSSSTTLQNPEAVSHLQESIASVLSRWTGLQMAVHNQWGGHDSFEKSRKLAADIFSWLSQSKARLYVEDVENFLHECMLLTFNTDLEDGSIEEVAEELMSIHEEYLQGNQSM; encoded by the exons aTGGAATCCATGAGAAAGAGTGCTAATAATATTATACCCTCTTCTTCTACCACCCTACAAAACCCAGAAGCAGTCTCTCATCTCCAAGAGAGCATTGCGTCTGTTCTTTCTCGATGGACCGGCTTGCAAATGGCCGTCCATAACCAATGGGGCGGACATGACTCTTTCGAGAAATCCCGAAAACTTGCTGCAGACATCTTCTCTTGGCTGTCTCAGTCCAAAG CACGGCTTTACGTGGAAGACGTAGAGAATTTTCTCCATGAATGTATGCTTCTCACTTTCAACACAGATTTGGAGGATGGCAGCATCGaggag GTAGCAGAAGAATTAATGAGTATACATGAAGAGTACTTGCAAGGAAATCAATCAATGTGA
- the LOC107423169 gene encoding uncharacterized protein LOC107423169 isoform X2: MILPFHLNSDNLIKILIPIQNWPFIFTKASLIWLLIFSEFLSLSCFSFSSTATATEPIDNSITMKVHPMPKKRNIAIQYDRNSRNPISQAQALLGLNHKKLRRLPHVFSRVLELPFRSDADVSVEESADCFRFIAETDNIGGGVRAHMVEIHPGVTKIVVRESGSAELTLDELELDMWRFRLPESTRPELASAVLVDGELIVTVPKEERIVNSDRRGGGGDGGGGDVWDGGSGNGNFRGGMGGRLVLV, translated from the exons ATGATTCTTCCTTTTCATCTGAACAGTGATAATCTGATCAAGATTTTGATTCCAATCCAAAATTGGCCGTTTATTTTCACAAAGGCATCTTTGATTTGGCTATTAATCTTCTCagaatttctctctctttcttgcttttctttttcttcaaccGCTACTGCTACTGAACCGATTGATAACTCCATCACCATGAAGGTCCATCCCATGCCCAAGAAGCGAAACATCGCTATCCAATACGACAGGAATTCAAGAAACCCCATATCCCAAGCTCAAGCTCTTCTCGGTCTCAACCACAAGAAGCTTCGCCGTTTGCCACACGTGTTCAGCCGTGTTCTGGAGCTACCTTTCCGTTCTGATGCCGATGTTTCCGTGGAAGAGAGCGCCGATTGTTTCCGATTCATAGCCGAGACCGACAATATCGGCGGCGGTGTGAGAGCCCACATGGTGGAAATCCATCCTGGGGTTACAAAGATTGTGGTTAGGGAAAGTGGTTCTGCGGAATTGACGCTGGATGAGCTAGAGCTTGATATGTGGAGGTTCCGGTTGCCTGAATCTACGCGACCGGAGCTCGCCAGTGCAGTTTTGGTCGACGGCGAGCTTATTGTGACGGTGCCAAAGGAGGAAAGGATCGTGAACTCCGACCGTCGTGGTGGTGGTGGCGATGGTGGTGGAGGAGACGTTTGGGATGGTGGGAGTGGGAATGGGAATTTCAGAGGAGGCATGGGAGGCCGGCTTGTGCTT GTGTAG